attattttgatagacaaaacgtgtaagtgtcataaccctttgttaaacacagagcttattttttgcgattttccaaaagtctatgggaaaaatgcataggctttcgatcgagggaacccgtgcgccgctaacttccggcctggcctacaaaaacatgtcatccctgaggtactctattccagtctgttctgtttatgcagtttttctttgactaccttgtgaatcgatgcCCCCAGAGcacagttgccaccttgtggataaactaattactgcaaaaaaaattaaatgcgcatgtgcaaccTGCGTGTACAAATACGGgtggttacaaaaatccggaGGTGTGCGTACAGTACACGCATACTCTtctaatgacaaaatttgcgtCACAcacactgtacgctgaccctcgtgtacacgtaaaaagtgaagtatactttgggctttacacgacaacagcgttttgggggcctgaaaacgcaaacctTTGAAAAACAGGTTTCAACGTGCAAGTTTTTACATATGATACCATGATTGTGTccatgtaaaatacaaaaacatgaatttttgaaaatggtgatgtcatgcgcatgtgtattatgtgttcGGTTTATAGGGGcttagtgtttctttacaaagtgttttCCATgacatattaaaattatattaatttccactacatattaagatattattaaTTTCCACAACTTTTCcataacatattaaaatattattaatttccACAACTTttggaacagtttattgaacctttagccaaacaaacaaacaaacaaaaaacctttGAGTATCTTTAGGCTATGagccaaaaaaaattaaattatttttttaatatatcagttaaatttaaataattaaataaattcctgaaaaaatacaaataataataatacaaatatcaAGTCTTTAATAATGAATTAGAAGTGACTTCTGACTCTCCTCTTGTTGATAGGCACTGAAAACACATCTCTCCAGATCCTGGCTCTTGTTCTGAGCTTGGGATACTTCTTCTTTGACATGGCTTGGTGTGTGTATTTCCGCACTGAGGGTCCGGTAATGTTGGCCCACCACACCATGAGCATCCTTGGAATCCTGCTGGCACTGGGACTTGGCGAGTCAGGCATCGAGACCTGCGCTGTCCTCTTTGGCAGCGAGATCACCAACCCGCTCTTGCAGGCCCGCTGGTTCCTCAAGCGCATGGGCCGCTATGACAGTTTAGCTGGAGATGCGGTGGACCTGCTCTTCATTCTTCTGTTTGCCTCTGTGAGGATCGGTGTTGGCAGCAGAATGCTGTACTGTGAATTAACATCTCCAAAGCCATCGCTGATAGTGAAAGTTTGTGGGGTGGCTATTTACACTCTCTCCTGGATTTTCATGGTGGACATTGCACGCTTTGCCTGCAGGAAAACTTGCTCCAAATACAGGCGATGGAAGGAACAGTACAAGCTGGAGGATTCTAATGGACATGCTGTTAAAGTGAAATAGTCCATTCTGTGAAAAAATGGCATATCTgctgatatacagtatgtagCTCAAAGGattgtgttaatttaacacGGTTTCTACGTTACTCCTACACGGTTTTCCATTACTTTTTACTGGATACATTTACATAGATTGCACTCATAAAAggtgaaatatttaaaacataactaGAAAAATTTCCTATTTCCAATTCCCGACTTTCCCaaattttatttacttacaCAAATTCTCCATGAcatataattcttttttttaattttcacgTTTCCATGCCATATTGGAATTTTGTTCATTTCTAccacatattaagatattattaaTTTCCACATCTTTTCCAAAACATATTAAAGTATTATTAATTTCCACAACTTTTCAATAACATATTgagattttattcattttcagaacTTTTCCATGActtaattaacttaattttaatGACGTTTCCATGAcatattaagatttttttttaattaattttcattgcTTTCCAtaacatattaatatattactatttcCCACATATTAGGATATTAATTTCCACAAGTTTTGCATgacaaattacaatttaaattttcatgacttttccataacatattaatgtattatgaaTTTCTGTGACATA
This Ctenopharyngodon idella isolate HZGC_01 chromosome 5, HZGC01, whole genome shotgun sequence DNA region includes the following protein-coding sequences:
- the tlcd5b gene encoding TLC domain-containing protein 5; the protein is MPLLIVETSCSLIGWLFLYVLLCHLNSDRDYEWNCRLVTLLHGILSVSVTAYIGFIAGPWPFTHPGTENTSLQILALVLSLGYFFFDMAWCVYFRTEGPVMLAHHTMSILGILLALGLGESGIETCAVLFGSEITNPLLQARWFLKRMGRYDSLAGDAVDLLFILLFASVRIGVGSRMLYCELTSPKPSLIVKVCGVAIYTLSWIFMVDIARFACRKTCSKYRRWKEQYKLEDSNGHAVKVK